The following DNA comes from Cucumis sativus cultivar 9930 chromosome 7, Cucumber_9930_V3, whole genome shotgun sequence.
CTGGATAGGGTGATTTCAGTAGAATAATAGATATGCGGTACTTTCTTATAGGAGGACTTTAAcgtaaaattaacaaacacgTAGTGGGACTAATAGTGGATCCCTTACTAAGTATAAATTTAGACTAACTCCTttctagatttaatttttcaggcaaagaTAGAAATAAGGCAAGTTGGCGAATGACAAGAAGTCACCATGGTTCTCCATAGGGgacaatttatgttttatttagcatttatattttcaatattaaattttcataaacttatTTCAGAACCCACATTtacttttagatatatatttttattttaaatagggcccaaactaatattttatttattgttttctttacatactttacttatattttatgaataaatatttgaagtgtttgttttaaaacttagtattttctttgatttaaataaaaagtctttatttgttttagtagTAATGACCTCAACTTAGTATAAagagttgggtcgttacactTTCGAGTTATGTAGAGGATGTAAACCTAGTTAAGTCACTCCATAATTTGGGGTTGTCCAGCACACGTTTTAGTGTCAAATTCTAAGAAGTTGGACTCTCGTTCAAGGTTATGTCAATTTTTTGGTTATCCTAAAGAAACGAGAGGTGGTCTATTCTTCGATccacaagaaaacaaagtgtTTATATTGACAAAGGCTACTTTCTTGGAAGAAAACAACATGAGAGATCATAAACCATGAagcaaatcaaaattaagtgAAGCTACTAATGAATCAGCAAGGGTTGTTGATGAAGTTGGTCCCTCATCAAGAGTTGAGGAAACCAACACATCCGATTAGTCTCATCCTTCTCAATTGTTGAGAATGCCTCGATGCAGTGGGAGAGTTATATCACAACCTAATCGTTACTTCGGTTTAACTGAAACTCAGGTTGTCATACCAGATGATGTCGTTGAGGATCCATTGTTCTATAAATAGGCAATGACTGATGTAGACAAGGACTAATAGGTTAAAACCATGGAATCTATGTACTTCAATTCAGTATGAGAGCTTGTAGATCTACCTGAAGGGGTGAAACCCATAGGGTGCAAATGGATCtataagagaaagagagattcaGCTGGGAAGGTACAAACCTTCAAAGCTAGACTCTTAGCAAATGGGTATACCCAAAGGGAAGGGATTGACTACGAGGAAACTTTTTCTCTGTTGCTATGTTAAAGTCTATAAGGATTCTCTTGTCCATAGtcactttttatgattatgaaatatgACAAATGGATGTTAATACTGCTTTTCTAAGTGgcaatcttgaagagagtatcttTATGTCTCAGCCTGAGGGGTTCATAACCCAAGgttagaaacaaaaagtttacaaGCTGAATCGATCCATTTATGGGTTGAAATAAACATCTAGATCTTGGAACATTAGATTTGATATTGCGATCAAATCTTACGGTTTTGACCAAAATGTTGATGAGCCTTGTGtatacaagaaaatcaacaaagatAAAGTAGCTTTCTTAGTACTTTATGTGGACGATATCCTTCTCACTGGAAATGATTGTACTACCTAACTAACGTTAAAACTTGGCTACCAGTCCAATTCTAAATGAAAGATTTGGAGAGGCACAATTTGTTCTTGGATCCAAATCATAAGGGATCGTAAGACAAAATGCTAGCATTGTCTCAGGCAACCTATATCGACAAAATATTGGTTCGATATTCGATGCAAACTCTAAGAAGGATTTATTACCTTTCAAGCACGAGGTTTACTTGTCtaaggaacaatgtcctaagacacctcaagaagttgagaAGATATGAGACATATTCCATATGCCTTAGTTGTGGTAgcttaatttatgttatgttctGCACTAGGTTAGACATTTATTATGTAGTGGAATAGTCAGTAGTATCAGTCCAACTTAGGGTTAGACCACTAGACGACggttaaaattattcttaagTATCTTAGGAGAATGAGAAACTACATGCTTGTGTATGAAGCTAGGGATTTAATCCTGATTTCTAAACAGATAAGGATTCTAGGAAATCTAGTGGGATTAGTGTTCACCCTAAACGGGAGAATAGTAGCATGTCATAGCATCAAGCAAGGATGCATTGTAGACTCTACTATAAAGGTTGAGTACGTCGTTGCTTGTGAAGCAACAATAGAAGCAATTTGCTAAGGAAGTTTCTGCAAGATTTGGAAGTTTGTTCCAAATATGAACATGCCCatcactttatattttgatatcaattggGCACGTGACCAAATTATAAGGAACCTCATAGCCACAAATGAGGAAAACATATAGAGAAAATATCATCTGATACAAGAGATTGTGCAACGAAGTGAAGTGATCGTCACCAAGATCGCATTTGGAGCATAACATTGCTGATCCATTTACAAAGACTCTCACGGCTAAAGTGTTCGAGGCTCATCTAGAGAGTCTAGATCTGCGAGTTTTGTACATTAGGTAATctaggacaagtgggagaTGTGTATGGGTATGGGGATGtcctagtttattgtattgGGATTTAATTGTTGAGTACTACAAATTTGTAAATCTACTAATTTAGAGGATTTTCTCATATCGTGCTTCAtttctaattcattttaaaggATTTCTCTTGATCTCTAAAAAGAGTGGTCGTAATGGTTTGATCCTAAACCGTGGAAATGATTGAGCTTGTTCTTACACTTGAAAAAAGCAACGTTGTATGGATCTACTCTAAGCCATCGAAAGAGTCAAGTTTGAGTGAAATAACCAAGAGGAGCTTgaaaagtggatgtaggtcgGTTGTGCCGAGCCACTATAAAATTCCcgatgttaattttttatctctcaactatttaattttgcaattaatttgttatcaaattttagtgtttgaaattaattgcAACTTTTGTTCTTGAGATTAATTGCTCACTTCTCTATTTAGGTTGGTTTAAGTTTATCTTTGCATATTTGTgtttacaaattttctttataaacattaaaatggatgtttgaatttgttaaCGTCActtataagttattttgatgtGCATGCATTTGTATGAGATTATTgattacattatttattagcaaaaagtttgttaatttatttaatttggcCCACTTGTTtcattaatttgtaaaaaccctattcaccctCTTGAGGATTCCCATACCGATCGTACACGAGATACAATTGAAGATAATTCAAATTCTAGATTAAGTTAAATATGTGATGCTTAacttagtaattaattaattggaaaagtaattaattaaattaaatcatgaATAATACACATAAATGTagcaaaacccaaaaatatttacgtcgcatgtaacaaaaaattaaagcacATGAAGCcaccattattttttttaataaatttcagGATTTTcctttgtcattatttttgcGCATTGTGAAACCATTCTTcacttcacttctttttcttcttctttccaatttattcttctcttcttcgtattattaatttcttcatattattatctTCTCTTTCATATTCTCACTTCTTCTTGTCTGtgatttcatttcctttttcaaaatttcttccttcttcatctctcatcttcttttttttgcttcttgtacaagatctaaatgatattagtacatgatttaaatgataatGTATCAATATCTAAATCATCAGTTGTCTATCCCAGATAAACAGACATAGACCACTGTTACTAAtggatcgtttagatttggtagaATATTGTTTAGACTAAATAAAAGATCGTTtatgttgggatttatgtcctaaaactcgtagattgtaaactTCTGTTTACTAGTCAGGTTTCTattcattaggatgacctaggtaacttagtttTAATTGTAACGCCCCAACTTTTCTAGAAGGTTGAGGTCATTACTATTTAagtaaatatagattttttttaatatacaagaaaataaattaaaatttgaggaaaaactttaaataataagtAGTTAAAATAACTGATCAAAATACCAGTTTGGGCccaaaaatagaagaaatactTAAAGTAATTGAACCAGAGTTCTGAAATAAACCtatgaaaatataactattgaaatataaatgcGGAAGAAAACTGAATTGTTCCCTATGGCGATCTATGATCACTTCTTATCATTCGCTATTATGCCCTTGCGTCTACCCTTACctgaaattaaacatttaaaagagtgagtataaatttatacttagtAAGAGACCCATAGTGGTCTCACTATGTGTCTGTTAACCTTTCGTTAGAGTCCTGTAACATGGTACCGCATACTATTGCGCTCCCGAACGCATACTATCAAGTGGTTCCGTAGGGACACATCTAGGCTCTCGGTGAACCCGAAGGAATCATCCTATAGGAGAGTCAGACTGTAAGTGATCCCGTCGAATCACATCTCAAACAAGTCACACATGCATACATAGGTGGTGACCCTGATGGACCCCCATACGGTACAACTCTAATAGGCAAAACTAACAGAACACTATAGCCTATACATGTTTATCATAAGATCAACATCTTAGCTCAATTACACATAACTCAAAAGTAACATATTTGATTATAGCATGCCTCAACAAATAATACTATATCTAAATCATAATATGGTTTTCAAAGTAACTATTTATACGACCATCTCAAACAACATAATTCAACTCATTCCAGTGCTAACTCATTTTAGacccaaaacaataattatttgggtGTACCAAACCAACGAGAATTAAGCAAAAACTCACCAAGGGCTTAAATATGTTGCAGACGGCTAAAACTGAAGGTGGCTCGACTAACAACGCTTCAGCTCGAGTCTTGAGACTCACGGCTGGCATACGACTCACACAGGAATGGCTCGGTTGCGCGTGGCTCGCGTATGGCTTACACGAAACGGCTCGGATCCACAGAGATGACTCACGAGGCTCGGTGAAGGAATACGACTCGAACTAACACGACTTGGACATGTGGCTcgcaaaaagaaaactttcacAGCTTGCATCCTTCACTGTCAAGCACGATGATGTCCGGCGGTGCTGTGCGAGTGGAGGCAACGACGGGTGATGGTTTCGACGGAAGAGAGGGTTCTGACCGATGATGTGGAGGAGGAACGCACAGAGGAAGACAGGGGTCGTTCGACGGTTCGATGCAACACGCGTCGACACGGCTGGAGAGAAACGAACGTTGTGCTTGTGCTTCGTGACCGTGACGCTTCGACTATGCGACTGTGACAGGGACTCTCTCACCGGAGTGCTGCATTCGATGATGGCTGGAGGAGCGGGGCGACAGCTACTCTAGGGTTaaatggtgaagaagaaagagtggGGTGGAGAAGATGAGCACGAAATACGAGAGAgacttatttaatatatacaataataataagtattattattattattgtcattatctttattatcattatttaatttccccaacgaactcatttttttctatttcaattaatttttctctttcttcattacTAACTCAATCCATCATCAATAACTTCTCTCGTttccttaataattatattatcccataatataattattcttattcgTCTATAACTTTGCTTATACccataaacaataattactcataatactttcaactttacaaatttaatttaccaaccaatcaatccaaaaattaccactttaacaaaatgatttcaaatttcagaATTAACCACATATCATTCCAACGCACTTAACTtccacaaatcaaataatttcacacataacacccaattttttttaatataacccACATTAAAGTTAACTTACTAGTTTTGGGGTGTTGTAATCTTTCCTCCTTTGAGAAACTTTCGTCCTTGAAAGATCTAATCCTCGAATAGCTCGGGATAATGCGCTCTCATGTTGTCCTCTTTCTCTCAAGTAGCTTCCTCAACCTCGTGGTTTCGCCACAAAACCTTGACCAATGTAATTCCTCTGTTACAAAGCAGTTTAACTTCCTTAGCCAAAATCTCAACTGGCCGCTCCTCATAGCTTAAGTTGTCGTTAATTTGCAACGGTTTGTAGTCGACTATATGTGAGGGATCTGCCACATACTTCCTCAGCATGGAGACATGAAACACATCATGAACTGCAGATAATTGCGGAGGCAAGGCCAAATGATAAGCTACAGGGCCAATCCTTTCAAGAATCTCAAACGACCCTACAAAACGTGGACTcaacttccctttcttctcgaATCTTAGAACACCCTTTATAGGTGCTACCTTCAGAAAAATCATGTCTCCTACGTCAAACTCAAGATCCCTACGTCGTTCATCAGCATAGTTCCTCTGTCTGCTCTGTGTTGTCAATATGCGAGCTCTAATTTTCTGTGTGGCTTCGTTGGTGGGCTGAACTAGTTCAAGGCCTAACATTCTCTGCTCACCAACCTCACCCCAACAAACCGGGATCTACAACTTTTACCATACAAAGCTTCAAACGGTGCCATGCCAATGGTAGCTATTATAGGCGAACTCCATCAAGTTCAAGTGGGAGTCCCAACTCCCTAAGAACTCCAACACACAAGCTCGCAACATATCCTCCAGAATCTAATTCAAACGCTCTATCTGACCATCAGTCTGAGGATGAAAAGTTGTACTGAAGTCCAATCTCGTGCCCATGGTAGCCTGAAGTCCTTTCCAGAACTTGAAAGTAAAACGGGCATCTCTATCAAAAACAATGGATACCGATACCCTATGCAACCTCACTACTTCAGTTATATACAATTATATGGGTTGCCCGGGACTCAAACCCAGAACTTGTGCCCACTTACTGGCAGTATAAGTGGACTTCCCTGGAATGAAGTGTGCTGACTTCGTGAGTCTGTCAACAACAACCCATATCACTGTATAACTCTTCAGGGTCCTAGGTAGTCCAGAAATGAAGTCCATAGATACATTCTTCCACTTCCACTCTGGCACACCCAAGGGTTGTAACAACCCTCTGGCTTTTGTCTTGGTGCCTTCACCTTCTGGCACACCAGACATTTACTAACAAAATCTGCCACCTCTCTCTTCATATTTCTCCACTAGTAAACTCGCTTCAAATCCTAGTACATCTTTGTACTGCCTGGATGCATAGAAAATGGGGAACTATGGGCCTCAGTCAACAACTCGGTCTTAACTGTATTGTCTGCTGGCACACATAATCGTTTGTCACACAGAGTCCCTCATCAGTGGATATAGAGAACTCCTCAACTTGCCCTCCTTCTACTAAGCGGCGCTTATCCACCAAATAAGGGTTAGTGAGCTGGGCAATAATAATTCTCTGCCTCAAAGTTGGCTGTACTGACAATTGAGCTAACTGTGAGGTAACTTCCCCTACTAAAATTACAAGCTCAGCTCTCTCAAGGTCTCTATGCAAATGAACCTGCCTAATAATGAGTGCTGCAGAATGTGATATCTTCCTACTAAGAGCATCAACTACCACATCCGCCTTACCTGGGTGGTATAAAATCTCATAGTCATAGTCTTTAACCTACTCGAGCCATCTTCGCTGCCTCAAATTCAACTCCTTCTGAGTGAAGAAGTACTTCAAGCTCTTATGGTCGGTGAAGATCTGAATCTTCTCACCGTATAAATAGTGCCTCCAAATCTTTAGTGCAAAAAACTACTGCAGCCAACTCTAAATCATGTGTAGGATAGTTTTGCTCATGACTTTTCAACTGACGAGAAGCATAAGTAACCATCATATCTTGTTGCATCAAAAAGCAACCCAGTCCTTTCTTAGAGGCATCATTGTATATCACATAATTACCAGATCCATTAGGCATTGTAAGGACCGATGCAGTAACGAGTTTTTGCTTGAGATTCTAGAAACTGCTCTCACACGCTGGACTCCAAACAAAAGGAGTCCCCTTCCTGCTTAGTTGGGTCAAAGGACTAGCTATATGAGAGAACCCTTCCACAAACCTCCTGTAATAACCTACTAAACCTAGAAAACTTCGAACTTCACTAATTGTAGAAGGTCGAGGCCAATTGGTAACGACTTCGATCTTTGCTGGGTCCACAGAAAGTCCCTCACTGGATACTACATGACCAAGGAATGACACCTGCTTCATCCAGAACTCGCACTTGGAAAACTTGGCATACAACCTATTGGCTCGAAGGGTCTCGAACACCTGATGCAAATGCTCCTCATGCTCAGCCTCTGCCTTGGAGTAAACCAAGATgtcatcaataaaaactatCGCATAAATGTCtaagaaatccttaaacacCATGTTCATCAATTCCATAAATGCAGCAAGAGCATTTGTCAAGCCAAAGGACATTACAATAAACTCATAATGTCCATAACGAGAACGAAAGGTCGTCTTAGATATCATTGTGCCTAATCCTCAACTGGTGATATCCCAAACGTAAACCGATCTTAGAGAACATCGTGGCTCTCTGTAGCTGATCAAATAGCTCCTCATTTCTAGGCAATGGATATTTGTTCTTGATTGTCACCTTATTAAGCTCTCTATAGTCAATGCAAAGACGCATCGacccatctttcttcttcacaaacaacATTGGTGCTCTCCAAGGTAACACACTAGGTCGAATAAAACCCTTGTCCAGCAATTCCTGCAACTCGACCTTCAGCTCCTTCAGTTCTGCTGGCGTCATTCTGTATGAGGCTCTCGATATGAGACCAGTACCTGGTTCGAGCTCTATGGCGAAGTCAACCTCTCTGCGGCGCGGAAGTCCTAGAAGCTCCTCTGGAAAAATATCGAGATATTTCCCTACCACTAGCTCAGATGATAAAGATACTTTAGGCCCTCTAGTGTCCATAACACTAGCCAAGATACTCCAAGTACCCTGGTCGAGCAGCTTACTAACCTTCATGGCTGAGATAACTTTAGGTAGAACCACAGTCCCTGCCCCCTTATACTTAAAACTAGTTACCTCAAGAGGGTTAAAAACTACCTCCTTACGGGAACAATCTATGTTTGCATGGTTAGCGGATAGCCAATCCATGCTTAATATTACATCAAAATCTTGCATGTCCAATACTAATAAAGTTACATCTAAAACATGCTCTGCTACTTTTATCTAACAtgcttttatcttttctctcgacaacataatttctccagATGGAGTAGAAACAGACAACAGGTAACTCAGGGGTTCTACTTCTAAATTCATATGCTATACAAACACAGAggatataaaagaatgagaggACCCCGAGTCAAATAATACTAAAGCCAGGTGTTCCAAGATTGGGAGTGTACCTGTCACCATTGTGCCAACTCTCTCGGCCTCCTGCCTATTAGTGACAAAAACTCTCCCTTGATGGGGGTGGGGAAGTCTGGTTCGCAACAACTCCGAATGACTTCTGAGGGCACTTATCAGCTAGATGCCTAAGTTGTCTGCATTTGTAACATACTCCACTTCCTGCTAGGTAACGACCCGAGTGAGGTCTTCCATAATTAAGAGTCATGAATAGTACCTTCAAGGTTTGGCCTGTCTGAGTAGCTTGTTGTTAGTGCCGTTGGAACAAACCATTGATCTCAAATTCCTTTGTGGTGCTACTATAGGCTGCTGCTCAGTCTTCCGTTTATGTCCCGAAGTTGGCCCCTTCTCTACAGCCTTGGCCAACATCGTCCTCTCATACAAACTCAGGTCTACTGCCATCGCATCAGCTTGGGTGGTTGGTCTAAGGACGCGAACGAAACCCTAAATCTCTGACTTGAGACCTTTGACGAACTTGTTAGCTCTCTCAACCTCGGTTCTCACTAAATCGGGTGCAAACTGGGATAACACATCGAACTTCTGATCATACTCTTCCATGGTCATGTTACCTTGCTATAGTTTTAGGAACTCTGGCACTTGGCCTCTCTCACTGTGGCAGAGAAGAATTTGGCATAAAAGTTCTCCTTGAGCGGCTCCCAGGTGATCTTACTTATATCTCCACTCAACATCCTCTCTGTGGACT
Coding sequences within:
- the LOC116405122 gene encoding uncharacterized protein LOC116405122, with the protein product MSGVPEGEGTKTKARGLLQPLGVPEWKWKNVSMDFISGLPRTLKSYTVIWVVVDRLTKSAHFIPGKSTYTANRAFELDSGGYVASLCVGVLRELGLPLELDGRMLGLELVQPTNEATQKIRARILTTQSRQRNYADERRRDLEFDVGDMIFLKVAPIKGVLRFEKKGKLSPRFVGSFEILERIGPVAYHLALPPQLSAVHDVFHVSMLRKYVADPSHIVDYKPLQINDNLSYEERPVEILAKEVKLLCNRGITLVKVLWRNHEVEEAT